In Crinalium epipsammum PCC 9333, the genomic window TAGAAGGCAGATATAGCGCGTAGCGCGGTAGGGTAGACAGATTTTTTCACTGAAAATATGTGTTTCTACCCAATCTTTAGCTTTTCGGTGGGATTGATGGATTAAGATTTTGATTACTAATTAGCAATCTAAACATCTAAAATCCCAAAGCTTTGTATCCCAAATTACTTTTGTTCTTCTGGTACAACTAGAGAGGCGAGAAAAGCTACCATTCTGTCTAGTATCAAACCAACAATACCGACATACAGCAACGCTAGAATAATTTGGCTGAGTAAGGAGTTGTTGTAAGCGTCCCAGATAAAGAAACCAATCCCTACACCACCTACTAGCATTTCAGCCGCCACAATTGCTAACCAAGATAAACCTATGCCAATTCTTAAACCTGTAAAAATGTAGGGAACTGCTGCTGGAATCAAAATTTTGAGAAAATACTTCCGATTGGACAGACGTAAAACTCTGGAAACATTCCTGTAGTCTTGGGGAATCTGTTGTACGCCAACTGTGGTGTTAATAATAATTGGCCAAATTGCGGTAATAAAAATTACGAAAATAGCTGAGGGATTACTTTGTTGAAAGGCTGCTAATGAAATTGGTAGCCATGCTAAAGGGGGAATAGTCCTAAATACTTGGAACATGGGATCTAAAGCACGATATATAACTTTATTAGTTCCCACCCAAATCCCTAAACCAATTCCCACAAAGGTAGCTAAAGAAAAACCAATAGCTACTCGTTGTAAACTAGCAAAGATTTGCCAACCTAAGCCTTTGTCTGTACCACCGTTGTTAAAGAAAGGAAAGATAATATAGGGATACCACGTATCAGTTAATACTTGTAATGGCCCTGGTAAACCTTTTGAGCCTGGGGGACAAAGTATTTGCCAGATTACCAAAAAAACTGCGATCGCAATCAATGGTGGCACAAGTTCTTTGGTTTGTTTTTTAAACCAAGATCTCGCCATATTTGGTAGTCTGTTGCTTTGACGACGAGCAGTTTGTCCAGTCATTTTTTCTCCTATTGATGAGCGGTTAGCGATTAGTGATTAGCTTTTAGCTAGTAGACATTGAGATGATTTATTGCTACTGGATATTGGCTAAATTTTCTTAATTGTGAGGCTGTTTAAATATTCTTCTGGTTTTTCCGGATCAAATTTGATGCCATCAAAGAATGTTTCAACTCCACGAGAACTACTTTTCGGAATCTCGGAATCTGGCACACCAATCGCTTTGGCTGCTTCTTTCCACAAATCTTCTCGGTTAACTTTATCTACAAGTTCTTTGGTATTTGTATTTTCTGGAATATTGCCCCAGCGAATATTTTCTGTTAAAAACCATAAGTCATGGCTTTTAAAAGGATAGGAAGCATAATCTGCCCAGAATTTCATCATTAATGGGCTATTTTTAACTGGTGCGCGTCCATCACCATAGTCAATGTTGCCTTTGGAACGTTCAATAATATCTTTTGCGGGAACTTTAAACCATTTGGATTGGGAGACAATTTTACACATCTCCTCTTTATTTTCTAACTTCTCACACCATTGTTGTGCTTCTTGTACTGCCATTAATATTGCTTTGGCAGCATTCGGATTTTTATCTACCCAATCTGCACGCATGGAAAAAGCTTTTTCTGGGTGATCTTTCCACAGTTCTCCTGTTACTAAAGCGGTGTAACCTTGCCCTTGGTTAACTAATTGGGCGTTCCAAGGTTCACCTACACAAAATGCTTCCATGTTCCCTGTTTTCATATTCGCTACCATTTGTGGTGGTGGTACGGGAACAACGGAAACATCTTGAGTTGGATCAACACCGCCAGCAGCTAACCAATAGCGCATCCACAAATCGTGATTACCGCCAGGGAAAGTTATGGCAAATTTTGGTTCGGTTTTTCCATTAGATTTAGCTTTAGCGATCGCACTCACTATTGGTTTGCTGTCTAAACCTACTTTAAAATCTTTATAAAAATTGGCGACAGAAATTGCCTGACCGTTAGTATTCAACCGTGCCAATATATACATTGGTACTGGCTGCTTAGTAATCTTACCCATTGTCATCAGGTAAGGCATGGGAGTTAATATATGCGCCCCGTCAATACCACCAGCAGCAGAACCTAATTCTAAGTTATCGCGAGTTACAGGCCATGAAGCTTGTTTGACAACTTCCACATCCTTCATGCCGTACTTTTCAAAATACCCCAATTCTTTAGCAACGATCAATGGGGCAGAATCAGTTAAGGCAATAAATCCTAATTTGGCAGAAGTTGTTTCTACTTGCGGTGCATTCGCAGCCTTAGCAACGGAGGCTCTTTTAATGGTATCAACTGGCCCTGTATAAAACACACAACCATGAGCTAGTAATGACGTGGCTGTAGCTGCTCCTGCTGTTAAAATAAATCTTCTTCTAGAAAATTGCGTCATTTTTACTACTGAATTGATACTTCAAAACTTGTGGGTATGTGTGGATAAGGCTTGCAGATGTTTTGAGCAAAACATTTTTACTTCCTCTGCCTCCTCTGCAAAGCAAAGCCCTGTAAAAACAGAAAAGCCAATATCCTCTGCTGAGTCCGAGGGGTTGAAAGCCGTAATCCTCCCTTGGAAATAACTTATGCGTATTAAGTAGGCAAATAAGTATCAATATTTACAAAATGTTTCGATTTATGTTTTTTTTGCATAATTTCCATGTTTTTTTTGCATAAGGGAAGATAAACCCGTCAAGGGCGATCGCCTTACTGATTGGATGACGCTATTAGTGATACATTAGGGCGTAAAGATTTGCCAGTATTTATTGAACCCCTCCTCTCTCCTCTCTCCTCCCTAAAATCCCTTCGTAATTGCGCTACCAGTCCCCTGAAACATGATCCATGACAAGAAAAAGTTAGAAATAAAAATCATCAGTAGAGATGTCACCACAGCAGCAGTTGTAGATTGACCAACTCCTTTTGCTCCTCCTGTAGTGGTTAAGCCCCAACTACAACCAATTACAGAAATAAGTGAGCCAAAGAAAAATGCTTTAATTACTGCACTCAATAAATCCCAAGTATCTAAAAAGTTACGTGCAGAATCTAGAAATGTCTTTTGTGAAAGATCGTATAAATTGGTAGCAATAAAGACTCCCCCACTCATGCCGACCATTATTGACAAAACGGTTAAAATTGGCAGCATTAAGCAGCAAGCAATTACGCGGGGAATAACTAAATAATCAACTGGGTCAGTTTTGAGGATATAGAGAGCATCAATTTGCTCTGTAACGCGCATAGTACCAATTTCTGCCGCAAACGCCGAGCCGACTCGCCCTGCTACAATTACAGCCGTCAGTACCGGAGCGAGTTCGCGGGTTAATGCTAACGCTAAGACACCGCCGACGGCGTTGCCTGCGCCTAAGCTAATAAACTCTCGTGCTACTTGAATAGTGAAAACCATGCCAACGGTAAGCGCCGTTAGCATGGCAATTAACAGTGAGCCTGGACCAACTGCTGCCATTTGGTCGAGGGTGTTGTAACGATTAATTTTTCCTGTGAGTATATGAATTAGCACCTGCCCGCCCAAAAGAATCGCGGCTAACAAACGCTGAAACCATATCCCTAAACTAAACTCAGAAGTTGTTTCACTCACGTAAAGTTAATGATGTTTTTAGGTTATTTTATGATACTTATCTAAATGAACTAGCCTGCCCAAATCAAAGATTTGGAGGAAGCTAGAGGCGCATGAGGTTCAAAATTTTATTTTTGAATTTCTGAGTTGCGGGTTTTCCATGCCAATTCCAGCAGTTGAGACCAACGTTTTTGCACTTGTTTAGCTGTCCATTTGAGGGTTTTAGCAATTTCGTCATCGCTTTTTTGAGCTTGTTTAAGTTGTAATAACTGCTGTTGTTGGGGAGAAAGTTGCTCAAAAAAGGCTTGCCACTGCTGAGTTGGCATACCTAGCTTTTGATCAATTTCTGCACCTAACCATTGATGCACCAATTCCCAATGGGAAGCACGAGCAAATTTTTCGACATGGTACTTAAAACGCTGTTGCAGGTAGTCACGTTCGCGTGGTGCCAGACCTAGAATAGAGTCTATTTCTGGCACTGAGAGGTCTGCCATTTTTAAAACTAGGTAATCTACGCAGTCGGACTGACCTTGAGATTCTAAGTATTGTAGTAGTTCAGAGACTACACGATCGCGCAATACTGCATCAGTGGGATCAGGAGTCGATGAGACTAACTGCGATCGCACTTGTTGCATTGCTGGTGAACGCTGTTGCAGTTCACCTTCCTCACTTTTAGCTGACTCAAACGCCTGCTCAATATCAATAGCAGTTTCTGCGGGCTGGCGTTTGGCAAAACTTTGTGCGCGTAACACAATTAGCTGCTGGCTAT contains:
- a CDS encoding MlaE family lipid ABC transporter permease subunit, producing MSETTSEFSLGIWFQRLLAAILLGGQVLIHILTGKINRYNTLDQMAAVGPGSLLIAMLTALTVGMVFTIQVAREFISLGAGNAVGGVLALALTRELAPVLTAVIVAGRVGSAFAAEIGTMRVTEQIDALYILKTDPVDYLVIPRVIACCLMLPILTVLSIMVGMSGGVFIATNLYDLSQKTFLDSARNFLDTWDLLSAVIKAFFFGSLISVIGCSWGLTTTGGAKGVGQSTTAAVVTSLLMIFISNFFLSWIMFQGTGSAITKGF
- a CDS encoding HetZ-related protein, with the translated sequence MNTNTANLVTEISTSNTDPQPLSVRETQMQNLTELLVEELRSQIGSASRMQSVASRIAMEVERICSKSDRIQNSGEVRSWQLSLARHRLQKCLSYYNLGSKQGRIELHSILSAIVYRYISPPQSHLGFQARYSLIEDFMQEFYAESLKAFRRENQLPDNYTPRTLLELSEYMAFTDLYAKRRITLPNGYSQQLIVLRAQSFAKRQPAETAIDIEQAFESAKSEEGELQQRSPAMQQVRSQLVSSTPDPTDAVLRDRVVSELLQYLESQGQSDCVDYLVLKMADLSVPEIDSILGLAPRERDYLQQRFKYHVEKFARASHWELVHQWLGAEIDQKLGMPTQQWQAFFEQLSPQQQQLLQLKQAQKSDDEIAKTLKWTAKQVQKRWSQLLELAWKTRNSEIQK
- a CDS encoding CmpA/NrtA family ABC transporter substrate-binding protein, which encodes MTQFSRRRFILTAGAATATSLLAHGCVFYTGPVDTIKRASVAKAANAPQVETTSAKLGFIALTDSAPLIVAKELGYFEKYGMKDVEVVKQASWPVTRDNLELGSAAGGIDGAHILTPMPYLMTMGKITKQPVPMYILARLNTNGQAISVANFYKDFKVGLDSKPIVSAIAKAKSNGKTEPKFAITFPGGNHDLWMRYWLAAGGVDPTQDVSVVPVPPPQMVANMKTGNMEAFCVGEPWNAQLVNQGQGYTALVTGELWKDHPEKAFSMRADWVDKNPNAAKAILMAVQEAQQWCEKLENKEEMCKIVSQSKWFKVPAKDIIERSKGNIDYGDGRAPVKNSPLMMKFWADYASYPFKSHDLWFLTENIRWGNIPENTNTKELVDKVNREDLWKEAAKAIGVPDSEIPKSSSRGVETFFDGIKFDPEKPEEYLNSLTIKKI
- the ntrB gene encoding nitrate ABC transporter permease; its protein translation is MARSWFKKQTKELVPPLIAIAVFLVIWQILCPPGSKGLPGPLQVLTDTWYPYIIFPFFNNGGTDKGLGWQIFASLQRVAIGFSLATFVGIGLGIWVGTNKVIYRALDPMFQVFRTIPPLAWLPISLAAFQQSNPSAIFVIFITAIWPIIINTTVGVQQIPQDYRNVSRVLRLSNRKYFLKILIPAAVPYIFTGLRIGIGLSWLAIVAAEMLVGGVGIGFFIWDAYNNSLLSQIILALLYVGIVGLILDRMVAFLASLVVPEEQK